Genomic window (Lycium barbarum isolate Lr01 chromosome 2, ASM1917538v2, whole genome shotgun sequence):
aactctggaatctacaaaatttatggcaggacttctttcataattcggaccctcacgacatttctcaagcGCCTGCCAACTAACTAAAGTACCCACACACAACTCACATAGCATCTTAATAcacatgatgtgacataacgtgattactgaatcttgaatgcATCTAACATAAATACcgagctggcttgaacacacggatattggctgaatgattacatgattactatacatggggtttggaagaaatgtgtaggcacgaatgacatgagtattggaaataggcacgaacatgacatgattacttGGGCGTGAGatgcatgacgtgggacataaatacacgaagactggatgacatgaatacatgatgctaaactgtcatgagatacgaatacgtgtgaaaatggatatcgtaacatgggatctgaatgtcgaaacgTGACTGTTATAACATgtgggttgaatactaagcgcgtGTAGGATTTAGATACTTAGAGACTTAGTCACAGACGTTCGTATGTCATCATGGTAATATGAaataggagtatgacttaggctttgaatgtaagcgcaactcgatgtgaatgcgacagacttgagtcgtataacaagaatatgatcctaacataggtgttcataaatctctagcataggcatgacatgaatacgtcgaatctgagtatAATACTCCTAAGATAAGTACCATAGGGTACATGAAAatatatctatttgaatataggaatgcaccttacttctgattatcttgttagttgttaatcatgattatgaataccttagctcatctttctcattctcgtgagcgaattatagaggactgagagaaaaggaattattggtactattcatataagatactttgctttagagaacagacataacatggtgcattgtacatggaggacgtaacgtggaacatgcatacatgggaacgtgattcatatgacATGAAACGTGAATATGTGAATGGAATGACATGGGATATGGGTACATGAAAAACATGGCGTTCACATAAGTATCTGCATACCATAGCGTATAGACTTGAGTTCATGAGCATCGAAGTGAGACtaaggcataagtgtgacttgcgtggagtacaactgtaggctaactcttgggtacacagagacgtaaggcatggataaaacattacctttaggatttagatataccaaaagaataggacatggttcaacatagcttactcttatcaccgtgagtaaatgCCCTTGTTATAAGTAAGacacatgaaagaatggattataggcatgtataactcgttcctcgagcatctaaggcatggatagaaagtcaccttgaacataacgagacctagatacttagcgaaaggaaaaaggaaatcATGTCGTCAcgatcgtaaaacattagctaaaggaacataaCACGAATTACATAGAAGCATGGGtgggacatccatcttggttcaccttcattattatctcacaaaatcattgttaTGATACCGCTATAGGTGGAATGCATAGCGAAAtgaattggggcacgagtatgtggtaacatatataacataatcataggggtcaagatcatcatcagattcgaaaaacacttagatgctagaacatggacatgagtctaaaagcatgatagatacgtgagacctgaatgcggtttttaactttagacatgagcacaccagAAGTGCcagacatgaaaggacattcccttgcataacttactatcgtatgaagtcttaattcttgtatcttaaacgcggagtatcaatctctaacatgggcatgatatgggtacgaaaggcacgagtagagtacgtctgggcattagtaACACATAGTatatgaattactctggaattggaaccgttatacccttaaaacccgctattcgatatagaactttatctcataacataattacctagtacttgatctcaacagcatGACAAAGATCACATTCTAcacaccttatcttggctacatgaaactgtgaccctctgacataatctccttagcacctatcaacttacaaaacacaCAGTTTATATCAGCACCTTATCACACGAtttcccccttagttcaaaagctgacgtttaaagcctgtggatctcttgagttagcgataagtggtcatctagtggttctgctaatttcctctaacatactgataactcatttcttcggcttacttcaagcaagtcttacttactgggaaaactggattacttaaatgagcgggtttctaatgtacataactggcataccaagctttgtcagtcttgaggaaaactcttttctgataacccttaaaggctcttcttctgtagcttgctctcttattgcttagatggttttatcctttcaccaatttctatacctcaaatttaacttaaaccctttgggttctaacacgccttcggtgtattcagacagttacccacttagtagtgctaacttgactaaataactcaaatcatacttctactaactctgttgaaaatttctaattcactgtatctattcaaacttacttactatgcttctgttaaccacttgctagcatcatattctctaattcttctctgagtactaaagtgaagcataaggttatttctaacttttcctccttatctgactctattctggggttgtatactatctttctgaactataggcACGGATCACACCTAGGGAAATTTTATTTGTCTCAAATTCTCAAATgagaaattggaacaactaatcccaaactccctatacaagTTCAAAATTATATTACACTATCCATATCGGGGATAAATACTTACTCACATAACttaagagggaattgtcatatcttttatttcatagtaatatctgcttcttgtagtaactcactaacatcatactctctaggtctgatctggataagcttaaataatttaaaactatccctaaaaattcaatatcgtctcCTCATGGTTTTTCTTATCGCACTCAGTCCCTTCTTAGTCATATACATAGTTCATATggcaaaaatatatacatacccttgaaaaagtcgagactttctagtattacaggtggttggctcttaggctatgtCTTGCttaaaactaccgtggacaatttatgcctgctgcggttaacttcataacatcctacctcgtggggtcttaaatatgaaccatcacccttatatTGTAGCTCCATGGTCAGAtaatccaaataaacttattctgtaaggtatataacctatgtatactgccatgccgaaacttgtttttaaaagggtattatcacctgataaacacaccatgcactatttggtaagtcttgggtctcgaattttccttctcgccgcttacgcattcgatacgtttagaattcgatggaaagagaatgttacttactgctctaagcttcatggcacgagttagaataattcctgatgcctCCATCGGAGAGCAACACATCGATAACGACTagctttacatcttcctcatccattgagactaggcatattcggtagaatgggaagcaacacatgagttcgagtgatttctgagaacatagctctattgcacgatctagagttgaaagaagtgagacaatcctaaatgtcttggtggtcaactgtttatatgtatggggccctcacacatataaaagtgaccccactggatacggtttcatagactccctaaagacacttgaacctaggctctgataccaagctttgtcacgccccgaaccatggcctgggcgtaacacgacactcgggccttgcttgcatgtgtccgagcgaacctcatggcttgcttgtcaacatgggtatcaaaacgatacaatctatatgatgcaatttaaatgaatcatgaaaatgtaatttgcggaataaaatCTTGGAATTATCTCATgacatgaaatatcatgaaaacataatagtctgcaaacatgaaagcataattGACTCTATGAACTAatatatgtctatgaaacctctaaaacatgtctgaatactaactaccaggacatggccctggactaccataaactgaatactaatgcagactccatgttgaaccccaagagcagtggggctcaccaataatctGATAACTGAGGTGTTCCTACTGcacaggtgtatgctcctgaaaaccggtatctgcaccgtgaagtgcaggccccgaccaaaagggacgttagtacatggtgaatagtactagtatgtaaaacctgctgaaatgaagaacatggcacaacataggtatatgacatgaactgaaactgaatgtagcTTGAACATGAGTATGAAAcatgagtaaagtctgaaaacagtaaatcaatgggaaatacatgtatgtaaaactgcttgtaacgtggggaatgctatagtataaccgacaacatgatctggtacttgcgtcctaccaggagaacactcacaccttgccagggatatgagatttaagtaataataagcatgtaaggatccaaactgcataatgaaggtgttgcctccttgctgacaacccttatcctacggtggcaacgtagtttcaagctatttgagccttctcggttaactaagaaattcccaaaaacatgaacatgatatagttggctaagaagcccatgattttcgtgaaataacttgtaaataacttgtgatcatgatttcacgaaataacttgtaatatggtttcatgaaatatcttgtaatatggtttcttgagataagttgtcaaagtcttgcaaacatgttcttgattcatgagtaataataatagttcataattatatatataattgacttgaaaacatgtttgtaacttgctaggtaaaatcataaagtttcacataaacataatgagaacacatgaggaagaattcacgattcatggattaagctagggttcctaataaccgtaatggaagattaggaatacaataacgaatatagatacaaaattcatgtacataaatacataaatacgggctaccaatatgttgggtttaatgccctaggatttgaacttcatgaatatcaagaaacggagcatggggaagaacatagagattcccacatgtggatggaagttctacataccttaattgctccaaaatcttgaattaaagacttgaattttggagaagatttcctaaatcttgattcttgaatcttgagatgggttttcttgataaccttagattaggaacaatgatttcttgctcagattattagagtatatgttagaattgagttggaaaggtttactcaagttagaaagggattagggacttgaattcaacctagaatcatgataaaatttaccttggaaggttcttgaggtttgggacttgttctctatgaatttagggtgatttttcgtgaatggggtgttggggaaataaaccctaaattataaatataacttaaaacgcgtaaatctgacttttgacccgaaacccgaccttTTATGCGTTGGTTCCGCGACGCACGTGCATCGCGCGACCCTCTGCAGGTCGATAGTTAGAGAGGGGTTTTTTGTGCTATCGGCCCGCggcgcggggccatcgcacgcgccctcacaagcgacgggtgtcggttctgaacagtgttcggtaaaataggcataacgtCTTGTACATAGCTATGTGCAAGACCCAtgatataccgttggaaagatatttcaaagggctacaacttttatcaagtaagttttcccaaattcccaaataataaaggggttatggtcgctggaagtaagaccttctacaaacttacttgaaaacatcccccgtagaaaggcttctgactttgctttttccaaagactattcttatgacttaatttgttttcaaattacttTATAAAATCCTCATATTGatttcattatattatcatcttatgagtcaaatctttacccgaagctacgaggtgttacagaaaatgagttgttccctcttgcgttatgaaataagcatttgtccctcatcggtggtggaaagaaaagttctcctacttaaaagtagaagcactccttcttattgctaaagggtcaagaagagggtctcccctcgcGCCGCTCGTCGTCActcgctcagtttgtatttgatcaaatgatttgattgataatcATTTGGGACCAAATTtgctttaattttatttatttatttaattattatttatttaatgaattaattaaagtttccagatcctgacccgttagtgatccggatccgcgtgtctgaccAGCGACCCATTTCtttcccggattaatttaaaaTTTCCCTCCGTTGTTTTTAAACGAAATTTTTCTGAAAGGTTGTAAACCTTTCCCAACCAATGCTTCAAtggctatatatatatccgttgACCTTCAGAATTTTTACTTACAAAATTTTCTGAtatccttcttcttcttcctctgcACATCCTAAAAACTCTCGTGTGATATACTACCTTCGAGTGGTTCGTCGTCATGAGAATTTGCTGTACCGCTATTTTGGTGAGTAAAtagttctatcctgggaggaaagaTTCCAACACCTCAGGTACATtaaggggaataatttccttaaggacacactgtaaATCAGTGGGCTCGATTTGATTCTCCATATAATTTAACATACTGTTCATATTATTTTTCCAGTTTCTGCTATTTCGTTTTCTACAGTTTGCAAAATCTGTCCAGTTTCTGTTTTTTGTTACTATTTCAAAGTATTTTTTGCAATACAGATTTactaacaatcttaaggaaattactgtttatatatttatattaatcTGTATTCTGTTTTGGAGACTAAAACCTTCTCATTTTCTACTCGGTTGGAATTTTTCTAGTCCAACTTGAAGAACACAAAAACTTTGTTGGATTATTAAAGTTCATAACGGTGACGCGATTTGAAGAACGTAAAAACTTCATCGTCAAACAGATTCTGAGTCAATTTGAAAAAGATATATCTTCTCTGTTTACTGTTCTGTTTCGTTTGCCATTTATTAAACAGTTTGTCAATTATTGATAGTGAAGAATGGAAACAGAAAGTGATGTTAATGCTCCTAATGGAACTGCGGCTGTTGGTGCGACTGTTGGTACTACTGTTAGTGCGACAAATGTTGCGTCGTCAAACCGTCCAAATGCTGCACATGCGATGGCACTGGCAGAAAAATCAGGGAAGTTTTCTGGCATCAACTTCAAAGTATGGCAGCAACGAATGTTCCTCAGGCATGCAGAAGTTCACAAACAAAGATCCTCCTGTTACTGAAGAAGGAATGCCTGAAAGCCAGTGCTTTATGATTACTGAGGCTTGGAAGCATGCATATTTTTTGTGCAAAGGATACATCCTTAGTGCATTAGATGATGATCTGTATAATTTCTACAGTTCTGCCAAAACTTCAAAAGAATTATGGCTTGCACTCGAAAAGAAGTATAAAACCGAAGATGTATGCCTAAAAAAATTCGTGGTTGCCAAGTTTCTTGACTACAAGATGACAAATAATAAGactgttggaacccaagttcaagaacTCCAAGTCCTTCtccatgaccttattgctgaaggtatggtGATCAACGAGGCATTTCAAGTGACTGCTGTGATTAAGAAGTTGCCTCCTTCGTGGAGAGACTTCAAGAACTATCTGAAACACAAGCGTAAGGAAATGTCGCTGGAAGATCTTGTGATTCGCTTGAAGATTGAGGAAGATAATAAAATTGCTGAAAAGAAGTCGCGTAGAAATTCAACGATCATGGGAGCGAACATCGTTGAAGAAGCTGCTCCAAAgaataagaaaaggaagaaacctTCTGGAAAGAGTAAGGAGCAgaacaagaaaaaattcaaggGCAACTGCTATAATTGTGGGAAAGCTTGCCACAAAGCCCCAGATTGTCATCTCCTgaaaaaggacaagaaaaagGGACAAGCCAATATGGTGGAGAAGAATGATGACATGGATGATCTGTGTGCAATGCTATCGGAGTGCAATTTAGTTGGAaacccaaaggagtggtggcttgattctggtgcCACTCGACATGTTTGCTCTGTAAAAGAAGCATTTGCAGCTTACGCTCCCGCTGGACCCGAGGAGGAACTGTTtatgggaaatactgcaacaaCCAAGGTTGAAGGATATGTGAAGATACTTCTGAAGATGACTTCCGACAAGGTGCTTGATGTTCAgcctaaaatgcatatatttactcattgtttgcctcacattttaatacttttaatcATCATTTGAGTGTTAATTATATTactttgtgcttaatattatatttttatgatGTAGGAATAAAGCGGTGTAAAGATGAAGAGATTGGGAGCAAATTGAATAAAAAGTgggaaaaggagaaaaagaaaataaaaagaaagaaagaaaggaagaaaaaaataaagaagacaaGAAAGAGGCACTAAGGAGACATCATTATCAACATATGATTGCTAAAGTAATTTAAATGATTTGAAAACAAAACAGTGGAGAATGAAGGAAACAATTACGTGGCAGCATCAACACTTCAACGCATTGTGTTGCCAGTTGCGCGTGGACGCATCCGAATTTGTTTCGATCCAAAAAAGGAATAATTCCCAATTTGTTTTGGATTCAGTTATTTTATTTGGATTttttcctacacctataaataGTCCATAAGCCATAATTCTtagacatctttggcataaaacacaagtttggaggctagggttcctacatatattttctttcttttatttgaaccttgtttatcggattttcttggtgacaattgagattgaaactcttgttgtgcttatttattgatcgacattatttttaatcaagtaagttattgttattttaattattcttgttcttcaacgtttctcaagggagtagctaaccgtAGGACTCGCCCacttactttgtttgaaactcggaagaggaagaacggggttgtgATAGAATAATTAAcgtgaatttggggcgttaacccttaTCTAATGggaattgacctaggaataggcgataccacttgtagccatagtcgggtgttcttaatgctcctaattgcttgagggatcttcaattgggtagtctagttaatcttcgggagaagttaatttagagtcattatccgaggctaattaacataaacttgctattatttataattcgtgaaatagattggatcgttacttgagaaataGATTCCTTAGTTCcttacttgtggccattgatcaatttacttgctttctagattagaatttatatttccgtattttatcaaaaccttatcaaaaaccaccattgatgcgttcggtctagctattgtttgtgataattcctaatctgcttaagtTGCCTACATaatgttctctgtgggattcgaccccaaccttattgggttactatatttgacaatgtccgcgttataccattaataggtgtaattttaGTGTATTAGTGCTAACTCTCAATAACGTTCTGTACACTCCAACAATTAGGAAGAATTTAGTTTCAGCCGGACTACTCGCCAAAAACGGGTTTAAGTGCATGCTTGttagtgagaaaattgtaataagtaagaatgatatgttcataggaaagggctacctcaccgagggccCTTTCAAACTAAATGTAATGGTTATTGACAGTATTAATAAGAATTCAGCTTCGTcttattggagtcaaatgatttatggcatgttcgcttaggacatgtcaactacaaaaccttacgaaaattgattaatttagaaGTATTGCCTAAATTCGAGTGTAATAAATCTAAATGTGAAATCTATGttgaatctaagtttgttaaacatccatataagtctattgataggagttcaaatcctttagacttaatccacaaagatatatgtgatatgaagtcaataccatctcgcaGTGGAAAAAAGTgttttataacttttattgacgattgcactcgatattgttatgtgtaTTTGCTAAATAGTAAGGATGAAGAAATTGATGCATTTAGGTAATACAAGAACGAAGTGGgaaatcaattgaataaaaagataaaaatgattagaagtgataggggtggagaatacgaatctccttttgcagagatatgtttagaatatggaattattcatcaaactactgccccctacacaccacaatcaaATGGAATTGCAGAAAGGAAAAACTGAACAttaaaggaaatgatgaatgctttattaATAAGTTCCATTTTACCGTAGAGCTTGTGGGGCTAATGGAATACTCAACAGGGTGGCCCACaacaaaacacaatctattccatatgaactatggaaaggaagaaaacccaatgatgaatgctttattaATAAGTTCCATTTTACCGTAGAGCTTGTGGGGCTAATCGAATACTCAACA
Coding sequences:
- the LOC132629176 gene encoding uncharacterized protein LOC132629176; this encodes MPESQCFMITEAWKHAYFLCKGYILSALDDDLYNFYSSAKTSKELWLALEKKYKTEDVCLKKFVVAKFLDYKMTNNKTVGTQVQELQVLLHDLIAEGMVINEAFQVTAVIKKLPPSWRDFKNYLKHKRKEMSLEDLVIRLKIEEDNKIAEKKSRRNSTIMGANIVEEAAPKNKKRKKPSGKSKEQNKKKFKGNCYNCGKACHKAPDCHLLKKDKKKGQANMVEKNDDMDDLCAMLSECNLVGNPKEWWLDSGATRHVCSVKEAFAAYAPAGPEEELFMGNTATTKVEGYVKILLKMTSDKE